The sequence below is a genomic window from Nicotiana tomentosiformis chromosome 6, ASM39032v3, whole genome shotgun sequence.
aagacatctttttcattttgaggcaGAACTTCCTCATTATCGGGTTTTGCATACCCTGTCTACGATTTTCCACACATCTTGAGAGCCAAGAATGGCTTTCATACGTAGACACCATTTTTTATAGAtatcttttgtgagacggggGTACTGAAAAGACATCGAACCATTATTCGacatagctctgataccatgttgttggaaaaaaataataatcccacccagaaataatatccacggtaaataataataacacaagagagtaacaacgacacaAACTCTTTTAACGAGGCAAATACAATACCCGAGCAAAGCAATATTATCACTATAATACTACAACTTAGTAGTGTAAAAAGACTactacaattttttttaaaataacattctttatttaaaatacctcactacaatattacttACACTCACTATTCATCTCATATATTATAATCTGTGAATTACTCTCTCTAATTTATATTGATTCACTCTTTTTTTGGTGCGTTGAAACCGAGAGAACAACATCTCTATTTATAGGTAAAATTGTCATCTCTTAGCCAATCAAATTGATTTGTTTCTTCACTTGTAAATTTGTTATTTGCAAGTGTTGGCCATGCGAGAAACCATTATAGTAACAAGTTGGTTTTATTGTACCCAATAATTAATTTCTCTGACAAGTTGGTTTTATTCTAATTTAATTATATCAATGACCCCACAATAACAATATATCAATACGAGCCAATAAAAAAAAAGGAGAACGGAAAAGTGTATTGTACATGAGGGAACAAATAAGCTACTGCATACAGGCATCTTTTGAATATTTCAAATTTTGAAGGGCAAAAAGTCGGTGCAATTCACATACTCTTTGgaaataaagaagaaattaaattCAATTTAATGACGAAACATGAAAAAAGCCTTCCGTGTTGCAAACGGTGTATGTAATATAGCAGAAAAATGTTAACGTAATTATAGCAGAATAGCAGAAAATTCAAGAATAATTGAGTATTTAGTTAAAAGATGATCAAACTTTAAGAAGAGGATGAGAGAAGCAAACACAAGTCAACAAATGCAGCAACTATGACATCTTGATTCTTCATATTATTAATCCTCAAGAACCAAGTAAGCAAATCTTCTAAAAACTCCCAATCCATTTCCCCACCTGGCTTCAATCCATTATAAGCTTTTGTCATTTGCTCCATTGAATGCAAGAAATCCATTTTGGGATTTTCACTTTCCACAGCTAAGACTAAACAATCCTTGAACGGGAAACCAACCATGGCTAAAACTGAACACGACTCATCTTCGTCGAACGATAGCCTCCTTGATGCCAACGCTTCACGAGCCATCTCCAATAATGCCTCCTCCTCTGGGCATGAATTTGAACAACCACATGATTCTGGAATTATAGGAACCTTGTCTCGCAAAGATtgtaattttcttttcttcttctttctcaagAATGAGGGAGGTTTTAGACTCCATAAAGTCCAGTTCATTTTCGAGGAAGATTAAACCCCAAAACTCAACTCGGAAACTTTAGATTCAACTTGTTAGGTTTCTTGTTAATTCAGACCCAAGGACTTAAACAGGACTTTATAATATTGCTGGTAGATTTATTTAGTACAGCAACTGTTAGACAAAGACATCAAAGGAGTCTGTTTTAATTGAGGTGTAAAAAGTCAATTTTAAAGAGATATTGCTTGTATACCATAACAATCCAACCCAACAGTACTATTGTTTGGTTTTTTACCTATCCCCCGGTTTTAAAATGCAGGATCAAAGTTTGCTTACTTATATACCTAGTGTCTCTTTGGTTTTACCATCGTGGGATTGTCTAGGGTGTATTATACACCCCTCCCCTTAGGGACTCGAGGTACTTGATGAGAGTTTGTCCACCATCATCTCAAAGATGTGGGATTCTGCTAAATTCAATCAATTTAACATTGAGGTTTGCTCCATCAGTGTCCAAGGTTACATGTTGAGCAGCTTTGGTACAATTTATTATAGCACGTACATCCCACTGATGATATTATTCATTTTGAGTCTAGACATGCACGACTTTAAAATGCATCACTAGTGTCTAAGTTGATCCCTTATATACAGGGGCGGATGCACCTTTGTGCAAGCGGTGTACTTCATCGGAAAATTTCATTAAATATATATTCTATTAAATTTATAATATTCTAAATAAGTCGTTATAAAGGACGAAATGACAGTGCTTGCCAAGAGGCGTGTCCTTGTTCAATGGTTAAGCTGCTAAATTTGAGTGGGAGTTAAGGGGTTTGATTAATCTCAATAGAAATATGCACATTGGTTTTGCTACCTCActttctttccttttccttttagTGGAGTTTCTTGAAGACGTTATTCTTTGTGAGTTGGATTCGTGGAACTATTTAGGAGTTATTCTAATTAatattttactttgaaattcaacTTTAGTTTCAATGGGGAGATATCCCCGTAAAGCAACAGTTAAGCTTTCAAAATCAAGTTTAATATCTGAAAGTTTATCTAACTTGGAAGAAATAATTAATGAGGCGAAATCACGTCTCCATCGGGAAAGAATCGATTTATGTTCTTATTTAAATTTGAGTGGTTGTGTGATGCCTTATATAAATATGTACTATATGAGGCTTTATGAATACATTTCAAAGAGTGCATACACAACTTTTTTAAATAACGACACCGCTTAC
It includes:
- the LOC104115077 gene encoding transcription repressor OFP13-like; this encodes MNWTLWSLKPPSFLRKKKKRKLQSLRDKVPIIPESCGCSNSCPEEEALLEMAREALASRRLSFDEDESCSVLAMVGFPFKDCLVLAVESENPKMDFLHSMEQMTKAYNGLKPGGEMDWEFLEDLLTWFLRINNMKNQDVIVAAFVDLCLLLSSSS